The Spirochaetota bacterium DNA window AGAATTTCCCAAACTTTTTCATGTTCAATTTCTATTAAATGTTTAGCTGCTTTAATATTTGACACAAATTCTTTTTCGACAAGCTCTCTCATCACAAATGGTTTAAATAATTCAAGAGCCATTTGTTTTGGAAGTCCACATTGATGTAATTTCAAACTAGGTCCAACAATAATTACAGAACGCCCAGAATAGTCAACACGCTTTCCTAGTAAATTTTGTCTAAAACGACCTTGCTTACCTTTGAGAATATCAGATAGAGATTTTAATGGTCTATCACCACCACCTGTAACAGGATGTGCACGGCGTGAATTATCAAATAAAGAGTCTGCTGCATCTTGTACCATTCTCATTTCATTTTTGATAATAATATCTGGTGCATTAACTGATTTTAGTTTTTTAAGTCTATTATTTCTATTAATCAAACGACGATAAAGATCATTAATATCAGAAGTTGCAAAACGACCACCATCTAGTGGAACCATAGGACGCAAATCCGGTGGTAACACAGGAATAGCATCTAAAATAATCCATTCAGGTTTGTTTTTTGATTTTCTAAGATCTTCAATAAGTTCCAATCTTTTAATAATTTTTTTGTCACTTTTATTTTGATATTCATTAGTAGAACGAAGTTCATCAGCTAATCCATCCAAATCAATATTTCTAAGGATTTGACGAACTGAACCTGCTCCTGAACCTGCAGTGAAAGCTTCTTTATAACGATCACGATATTCATCATATTCTTCATCGGTCAACACTTGGTTAGGTTTTAGATCTGTTTCACCGGGATCAATCACAATATATTTTTCAAAATATAAAATGCTTTGAATATGACTAGGCGCAACATCTAATAGAATAGCAATTTTTGAAGGAATAATTCTATAATACCAAATATGAGCGATAGGAGCAACAAGTTCTATATGACCTGTTCTATAACGACGAACTTTAGCCTCTGTAACTTCTACACCACAACGATCACACACGATTCCTTTGTAACGAATAGATCTGAATTTGCCACAAGAACATTCATAATCTTTTGTTGGCCCAAAAATACGCTCACAAAAGAGTCCATCTTTTTCAGCTCTTAATGTTCTATAATTTATTGTTTCTGGTTTTAATACTTCACCATGAGATAAAGATCTCACTAGTTCAGAACTTGCTAGATTAACGGAAATAGCACCGAAGCCTTGCTTTTCTTTCATACTTCGTATCCTCTCTAAGAGTTTGAAACTCTTTATATTTAATAGTCTTGTCGTTTCATAACAACACTAAATGAGATGTACTCTCATATCGAGCATTTCTTTTTCTTTTTCGTTTAATGGAACACATTTACCCGATTTATCATACACTTGAATATCAAGCGCAAGTCCTCTAAGTTCTTGTATAAGAACATTAAAAGATTCTGGAATACTTGGTGAAGAAACTCTTTTACCTTTGATAATTCCTTCATAAACACGAATCCGTCCATCAGTATCATCTGATTTCACTGTCATCATCTCTTGAAGTAAATTAGCAACACCATAAGCTTCTAATGCCCAAACTTCCATTTCTCCTAAACGCTGACCACCAAAGTTAGCTTTACCACGAAGTGGTTGCTGGGTAACAAGTGAGTATGGGCCAACAGAACGAGCATGTAATTTATCATCAACCATGTGATTGAGTTTGAGAACATACATAACACCAACAAACACTTGTTTTTGGAAGTATTCCCCAGTGCGTCCATCACGAAGTTTGTATTTTCCAGTTTTGGTCAGTTTTACTTCTTCCCAATATTTTTCAATTTCTTCTTTTGTTTCTCCGTATTTGGTACGCTCTTCAATCAGATCTTCTAATATTTTATTATTAGCAAAATCTGTTTGTTCATCAATTTGATCTAAAGAAGCACCTTGAAAAGCAGCACATTGATATTTGACACCAAGTTTCAATCCAGCCATACCAAGATATGTTTCGAACAATTGTCCAAGGTTCATACGAGATGGAACACCTAGAGGATTTAAAACAACATCTACTGGAGTACCATCTGGAAGAAATGGCATATCTTCTTCACGCATAACTCTAGAGACAACCCCTTTGTTTCCATGACGACCTGCAATTTTATCACCAGGTTTGATTTTTCGTTTTTTAGCAAGATAAACTTTGATAAGCTTCAAGACACCAGGAGATAATTCATCTCCGTTTTTGATAGTAAATATTTTAACATCAACTACTACACCGTCTTCACCATGAGGTACACGCTGAGATGTATCACGAACATCTTTAGCTTTTTCACCAAAGATCGCATGTAACAATCTAAATTCAGGAGTTTCTGTAGGCTCTCCTTTTGGAGTTACTTTACCAACAAGAATATCCCCAGGTTTGACATAAGCACCAACACGGATAATACCATCTTCATCTAAATTACGAAGTGCTTCTTCACCGATATTTGGGATTTCTCTAGTAATTTCTTCTGGACCTTGTTTTGTTTCAAGAGCAGGGCATTCGAATACGGTAGTGTAAATAGAAGTGAAATCATCCTCTTTGATGAGTCTTTCAGACATCAGAACCGCATCTTCATAGTTATATCCATTCCAAGGCATAAAAGCAACAACAGCATTTTTACCTAACGCTAATTCACCTTGGTCTGTACCAAATCCATCTGCAATAACTTGCCCTTTAATAACTTTTTCCCCAACATTAACAATAGGTTTTTGGTTAAAACTTGTATCTTGATTGGTTCTTCTAAATTTAGAAAGTTTATAAGCCTTAGTACCTGATTTGGTTTTAAGTTCTATATTTTTAGAATCAACTTTTATGATTTCCCCATCTTCTTTAGCAAGGATAGCGGCACGAGAATCTCTCGCTACCAAATATTCCATACCAGTTCCAACAATAGGAGAATTCCCTCTAAGAAGAGGCATCGCTTGGCGTTGCATATTCGATCCCATAAGAGCACGGTTGGCATCATCATTTTCAACAAATGGAATTAAAGCAGCAGATACAGATAATAATTGTAATGCAGATACATCCATCAATTGAATTTTACTAGCAGGAACTAACTCATATTCACCTTTGTAACGCACCCGAGGAAATTCCTCAGTGATTTTGAAAGTTTTACTCATTTCCACATTCACAGGAGCAATATACATATTTTCTTCTTCATTAGCAGAAAGATATACAATTTCTTTGGTAACTTGACTATCTTTTACAACTAAATAAGGTGTTTCAAGAAATCCATAATGATTTACTTTTGCAAAAATAGAAAGTGATACAATAAGTCCAATATTTGGACCTTCGGGAGTTTCGATAGGACATACTCGACCATAATGAGTATAGTGAACATCACGAACTTCAAAACCAGCTCTATCTCTCGAAAGACCACCAGGGCCTAAAGCTGAAAGACGGCGTTTGTGAGTAAGTTCTGAAATAGGATTGATTTGATCCATAAACTGAGATAATTGACTCATTCCAAAGAAATCATTAATAGAAGACATAATTGGTTTGACATTAATAATATTTTGAGGAGACAAATCTTCTATATCTCTTGTAGATAATTTTTCATAAATAGATTTTTCAACAGTGATAAAAGCAACACTAATAGCATCAACAATAAGTTCACTAACACTACGAACACGACGATTACCCAAATGATCCACATCATCAATTGGAGCTTCCTCATTAGAAACAGCAATCAAATGATTAAGAGTTGCAGAAATATCTTCAAAAGAAAGAGTAAATGATTCTAGAAGAGCATCTCTATCTTGCTTGTCAAGTTCTTGATATAATTTCATCACTAATTTGTATCGACCAACTTCACCAAGATCATAATAACGATTATTAAAGAACATATTATTAAGATCACGAACAATCACATCAAAAGGAGCTGCTTCACCTGGATGCAAAATACTATAGATTTTTTTCACTGCTTTTTGGATATTATCTTTTGTGTCATCTTTTTCAAGCGTATTTACAAGAGCTCTATTTTTGAGTAAAGAATCACTGTTAATAATTTTAAGAGACGCAATCCCTTTTTGAAATAGTTGATTGACTGTATTAGGAAAAAGTTTGTCCATCGCTGAAACAATAGGTTTATTTTCATCATCAAGAATTGTTTCACCAACATATTGTCCAACTAACTTGGAAATAGCTTCAGAATCAGAGTTAAGAGAAACATCTGTCATTTCAAAGAAGCGTGCTACGATATCTTCTACAGTCATACCCAAAGAAAGAAGTAATGTAGTTACAAGAACTTTACGACGAGAATCTATACGAACATACATAAGATCTTTTTTACTATCAACTAAAAATTCTAACCAAGAACCTTTTTCAGGAACAATTTTAGCAGCAAACTCTTTGTTTTTAGCACTGAATAAAACACCTGGAGATTTGTAAATTTGATTCACAACAACACGCTCAGCTCCATTAATAATAAAAGTGCCCCGATCTGTCATAATAGGAAAATCACCTATGTAGATATCTTTTTCTTTGATCTCTCCAGTTTTACGATCTATGAGACGAAAAATAACTTTGATAGGTGCACTATATGTGAGATTTTTATCAAAAGCTTCATCTTGAGAATATTTGAGTTCACCAATATCATAGTGAACATATTCAATAACTATATTTCCATCTGTACTTTCAATAGGAAAAACAGATCTAAAAACACCTTCAAGACCTTTTAGTTCCCTTTTATTAGATGCAACACCCTCTTGTAAAAATTCCGCAAAAGATTCTAGCTGTATTGCTAATAAATCGGGAGCTTCCGTTTGAGTTTGAAATTCAGCAAAGGAAACACGCTTGATGATTGGCGCCATAACATTCTCCATATAATTTTAATATTACCAAAAGACTTTAATCATCTTTAGGTTGTGAATCACTCACAAATTTTATAAATAAAAACGTATACATACCCCCATCAAATGATAGGGGTATGTATATAATATGATAATTTAGTATCAATAATAAAGTAAATAGTATGCTATTAGAAAAAATAAAACAATATTATTTAATTTCTACTACAGCACCTGCAGCTTTAAGTTTTTCTGCAATTTGATCAGCTTCAGCTTGTTCAATATCAGCTTTAAGAGGAGTAGCTCCTTTACTTTCAGCCATTTCTTTAGCTTCTTTAAGTCCAAGACCTGTGAGTTCACGGATAGCTTTTATAACTTCGATCTTGCTTGTGCCAGGATCTGTAACAAATACAGATACAGTTGTAGATGCTGCATCTCCAGCATCTCCAGCTCCAGCTGCTGGTGCAGCTGCTACAGTTGCTTGCACATCAAATTCAACTTCAATTTTTTTACGAAGGTCATTTAATTCAAGAACAGTTAGATCTTTAATTAAATCAAATACTTTAGTTACGTTATCAGCCATTTTTTTCTCCTATGATGTAGAAAGTTTCAACTTTCTATGGGGTATTACACTAAAATCACATCTTTTAGTTAAAAGGTAATTTATTATTATTAAGCCTGTTCTTTTTTATTCGCAAGAGCTTCTAAAGTTCCATTGAACATTGAAATCACAGAATTCATTCCACCAGCGATCATAGCGATAATCTCAATACGACCTGGTAGTTTTGAAAGTTCAATGATTTCCGCTTGAGCATATTCAGTTTTTGCTACGACACCAGCTTTAAATCCAAAAAATTGATTTTCTTTTGCAAAATTACCTAATACTCTAAGAGTAGCCATTGCATCTTCTTTTCCAAGGACAATCATAGTTGATTCTTTAAGATGATCATCCATACTTGTGATTTTATTTTCATGCAAAGCATGTTTTAGAAGACGATTTTTTATAACTTGAGCTTTTGAATTGACTGCAAATAATTTTCTACGAAGATCATTCATATTAGCTACAGACAATCCCTGAAAAGAACAAACCGCAAAACCATCAGCTTCAGCAATATCTTTAACAAGAACTTTTGTTAATTCAATTTTATCTGCTTTTTTTAACATTATTTTTCTCCTACACTGTCACTTTTTTATAATCAATACTTATAGAAGGACCCATTGTAGAAGTGAGTGATAATGACTTAATGTATTCACCTTTCAAATCACTTGGTTTATTTCTTATAATCAATTGATGAACAGCTAAGATATTTTCAGTCAATTCTTGCTCTGTTTTAGAACCTTTACCAACAACAATATGAAAGTTACCAGTTTTATCTCCACGAATTTCGATTTTACCAGCTTTAAATTCTTTAACAACACGATCGATTTCTAGCGTTACATTTCCTGTTTTAGGAGAAGGCATTAATT harbors:
- the rpoB gene encoding DNA-directed RNA polymerase subunit beta, translated to MENVMAPIIKRVSFAEFQTQTEAPDLLAIQLESFAEFLQEGVASNKRELKGLEGVFRSVFPIESTDGNIVIEYVHYDIGELKYSQDEAFDKNLTYSAPIKVIFRLIDRKTGEIKEKDIYIGDFPIMTDRGTFIINGAERVVVNQIYKSPGVLFSAKNKEFAAKIVPEKGSWLEFLVDSKKDLMYVRIDSRRKVLVTTLLLSLGMTVEDIVARFFEMTDVSLNSDSEAISKLVGQYVGETILDDENKPIVSAMDKLFPNTVNQLFQKGIASLKIINSDSLLKNRALVNTLEKDDTKDNIQKAVKKIYSILHPGEAAPFDVIVRDLNNMFFNNRYYDLGEVGRYKLVMKLYQELDKQDRDALLESFTLSFEDISATLNHLIAVSNEEAPIDDVDHLGNRRVRSVSELIVDAISVAFITVEKSIYEKLSTRDIEDLSPQNIINVKPIMSSINDFFGMSQLSQFMDQINPISELTHKRRLSALGPGGLSRDRAGFEVRDVHYTHYGRVCPIETPEGPNIGLIVSLSIFAKVNHYGFLETPYLVVKDSQVTKEIVYLSANEEENMYIAPVNVEMSKTFKITEEFPRVRYKGEYELVPASKIQLMDVSALQLLSVSAALIPFVENDDANRALMGSNMQRQAMPLLRGNSPIVGTGMEYLVARDSRAAILAKEDGEIIKVDSKNIELKTKSGTKAYKLSKFRRTNQDTSFNQKPIVNVGEKVIKGQVIADGFGTDQGELALGKNAVVAFMPWNGYNYEDAVLMSERLIKEDDFTSIYTTVFECPALETKQGPEEITREIPNIGEEALRNLDEDGIIRVGAYVKPGDILVGKVTPKGEPTETPEFRLLHAIFGEKAKDVRDTSQRVPHGEDGVVVDVKIFTIKNGDELSPGVLKLIKVYLAKKRKIKPGDKIAGRHGNKGVVSRVMREEDMPFLPDGTPVDVVLNPLGVPSRMNLGQLFETYLGMAGLKLGVKYQCAAFQGASLDQIDEQTDFANNKILEDLIEERTKYGETKEEIEKYWEEVKLTKTGKYKLRDGRTGEYFQKQVFVGVMYVLKLNHMVDDKLHARSVGPYSLVTQQPLRGKANFGGQRLGEMEVWALEAYGVANLLQEMMTVKSDDTDGRIRVYEGIIKGKRVSSPSIPESFNVLIQELRGLALDIQVYDKSGKCVPLNEKEKEMLDMRVHLI
- the rplL gene encoding 50S ribosomal protein L7/L12, translating into MADNVTKVFDLIKDLTVLELNDLRKKIEVEFDVQATVAAAPAAGAGDAGDAASTTVSVFVTDPGTSKIEVIKAIRELTGLGLKEAKEMAESKGATPLKADIEQAEADQIAEKLKAAGAVVEIK
- a CDS encoding 50S ribosomal protein L10 encodes the protein MLKKADKIELTKVLVKDIAEADGFAVCSFQGLSVANMNDLRRKLFAVNSKAQVIKNRLLKHALHENKITSMDDHLKESTMIVLGKEDAMATLRVLGNFAKENQFFGFKAGVVAKTEYAQAEIIELSKLPGRIEIIAMIAGGMNSVISMFNGTLEALANKKEQA